A single genomic interval of Pyrus communis chromosome 5, drPyrComm1.1, whole genome shotgun sequence harbors:
- the LOC137734930 gene encoding dolichyl-diphosphooligosaccharide--protein glycosyltransferase subunit 4A-like — MIDDVGLGTVANLLGMFIFFLVIAYHYVTADPKYEGN, encoded by the coding sequence ATGATTGATGATGTAGGGCTGGGGACTGTTGCCAACTTACTTGGCATGTTCATATTTTTTCTAGTGATTGCTTATCATTACGTGACGGCCGACCCAAAATACGAGGGCAACTGA